The following proteins come from a genomic window of Sulfitobacter indolifex:
- a CDS encoding ABC transporter transmembrane domain-containing protein — protein sequence MLTATLVLFPLLYLTLELPKRIINDAIGAEGGTVTVQGVEFGQITFLMMLCGLFLASVLAHGAMKMRINTMTGVLSERMLRRLRYTLIARILRFPSPYFERTSQGELVSMVTSEVEPMGGLMGNAVSQPILQAGQMLTILGFLFVQSFAFGIAACAMIPLQAWIIPRMQRQINVLNKARVIEVRALASEIGESAAGALTLRLNRGWRHRLAMISARLGRLYHVRFQIYRKKYFMKFVNNFIGQLTPFLFYTIGGFLAIKGEITVGALVAALAAYKDLSSPWRELLIYYNQSQDMAMRWETIIDRFAPQQMIDTSLFEGAALDNPQLVGDIELRGVSVVDAEGATVLNDLNATFPAASSIAITVPDEQDRRALSMLLTRELLPSHGQVHIAGQNLSALHQITIASRIGYVGTAPVLFEGLLGDNFNMALLTSPQVPPPDMAVIVESERTGNSTDPLDVPWLDAAAAKVTDIEALQDWWIELITSIGLNDFLLDRAIEQKLFPKRHPELARKLTDLRAEIATEVRGAGLADQVAFFDETTYNPALPVAENLIFAMPLVPVTAQVLIEHPSFALLLDKLDLEDDLLQLAADVVDLLDKIFGVDGTDHPLFRKLGLQPSSFEAALELLPVYRRGAPLSLSQKAQLLAVSLVIPAEKIGPAFPADIMTRVMQMRRAHSATLQETTQDIFVPLSTDAPVEGLSVLENALFGKIKDGVNAKALLSLVGKRLRSAGLQGAILGQLFYLPVTLGGRNLSAMLSETVALGRATVKRPDVLILDQPLASFDAEISKNLHVQLRNLLPQTIIICLGSDIALPEKFDHHLLMQQGRLSGMVSDGEGEKHQTFSADMARKLRALQRAELLSGLARKQLQLLAFGARWYHAAAGDYVFRQGDDPSIGAFLILEGTAELLDPRQDGDNQIVTVSSPGDLVGELGLIRGVPRALDMRATTDLTCLRISAEDFFAVVKNDAPTAYKLLQVVAGYV from the coding sequence TTGCTTACGGCAACGCTGGTCCTCTTTCCTTTGCTGTATCTGACCCTCGAACTACCCAAGCGCATTATCAACGATGCCATCGGTGCGGAGGGCGGAACCGTTACGGTTCAGGGCGTTGAGTTCGGTCAGATCACGTTTCTAATGATGTTGTGTGGCCTGTTTTTAGCGTCGGTGCTGGCCCACGGCGCGATGAAAATGCGGATCAACACAATGACCGGTGTGCTTTCCGAGCGCATGCTACGGCGGCTGCGCTATACGCTCATTGCGCGGATCTTGCGGTTTCCGTCCCCCTACTTTGAGCGCACCAGTCAGGGTGAGTTGGTCAGCATGGTCACATCGGAGGTTGAACCGATGGGCGGGCTCATGGGGAACGCGGTTTCCCAGCCTATCCTTCAGGCGGGGCAGATGCTCACGATTTTGGGCTTTCTATTTGTCCAGAGCTTTGCCTTTGGCATCGCCGCCTGCGCCATGATCCCTTTACAGGCATGGATTATTCCAAGGATGCAGCGCCAGATCAATGTGCTGAACAAGGCCCGCGTCATTGAAGTGCGCGCGCTCGCCAGCGAAATTGGGGAGAGTGCGGCAGGTGCCTTGACACTGCGTCTGAACCGCGGCTGGCGCCACCGTCTGGCGATGATTTCAGCCCGTCTGGGGCGCCTCTATCACGTTCGTTTCCAGATCTATCGAAAAAAGTATTTCATGAAGTTCGTGAACAACTTCATCGGTCAACTCACGCCATTCCTTTTCTATACGATTGGCGGCTTTCTGGCGATTAAAGGCGAAATCACGGTGGGCGCTTTGGTGGCCGCCCTGGCAGCATACAAAGATCTCTCTAGCCCTTGGAGAGAGCTTCTAATCTACTACAACCAATCGCAGGATATGGCGATGCGATGGGAAACGATTATAGACCGTTTCGCGCCGCAGCAGATGATAGATACATCACTATTTGAGGGCGCAGCGTTGGACAATCCGCAGTTGGTTGGTGACATCGAATTGCGTGGCGTTAGCGTAGTGGATGCGGAAGGGGCAACCGTTCTAAACGATCTGAATGCCACTTTCCCAGCTGCCAGCTCTATCGCCATCACCGTGCCGGACGAGCAAGACCGTCGCGCTTTGTCGATGTTACTAACACGCGAACTTCTGCCATCGCACGGCCAGGTGCACATCGCGGGCCAGAACCTCAGCGCGCTCCATCAAATCACAATCGCTAGCCGGATCGGCTACGTCGGCACTGCACCCGTCCTGTTTGAGGGCCTGTTGGGCGACAACTTCAATATGGCGCTGCTCACCAGCCCACAGGTTCCGCCACCTGATATGGCGGTTATTGTGGAGAGTGAGCGCACCGGTAACAGCACCGATCCGCTGGATGTGCCATGGCTTGACGCTGCTGCCGCGAAAGTAACCGACATCGAAGCCTTGCAAGATTGGTGGATCGAACTGATCACCAGTATCGGATTGAATGATTTCTTGTTAGATCGTGCCATTGAGCAAAAATTGTTCCCAAAGCGGCATCCCGAACTTGCTCGCAAACTCACCGATCTGCGCGCGGAAATTGCCACAGAAGTGCGCGGTGCCGGACTGGCGGATCAGGTCGCCTTTTTCGACGAAACGACATACAACCCCGCATTGCCGGTGGCAGAAAACCTGATTTTTGCGATGCCGCTGGTCCCCGTCACAGCGCAGGTCCTGATTGAACACCCATCCTTTGCGTTGCTTTTGGACAAGCTGGACCTAGAGGACGATCTACTTCAGCTGGCCGCAGATGTCGTTGATCTCTTGGATAAAATCTTTGGAGTAGACGGTACCGATCACCCTCTGTTTCGCAAGCTCGGCCTGCAGCCATCGTCTTTTGAAGCGGCGCTGGAACTCTTGCCCGTCTACCGCCGGGGCGCCCCTCTGTCACTAAGTCAGAAAGCGCAGTTGCTTGCTGTTTCTCTCGTAATCCCCGCGGAGAAAATTGGCCCGGCATTTCCTGCTGATATTATGACGCGGGTCATGCAAATGCGCCGCGCACATTCCGCCACCCTACAGGAAACAACCCAAGACATATTTGTACCGCTAAGCACCGATGCACCGGTTGAAGGGCTCTCCGTTCTTGAGAACGCCTTGTTCGGCAAAATCAAAGATGGCGTAAACGCCAAAGCTCTCCTGTCGCTCGTCGGGAAACGGCTGCGCTCTGCTGGGCTGCAGGGGGCTATTCTAGGACAATTATTCTATCTCCCAGTCACCTTGGGGGGGAGGAATTTGTCAGCAATGCTTTCCGAAACGGTCGCTCTGGGCCGGGCGACTGTCAAGCGGCCAGATGTTTTGATACTGGACCAACCGCTTGCGAGTTTTGATGCGGAAATTAGCAAAAACTTGCACGTTCAGCTCCGCAATCTTTTACCCCAGACCATAATCATTTGTTTAGGCTCTGATATCGCGCTACCCGAAAAATTCGACCATCATCTCCTCATGCAGCAAGGGCGGTTGTCTGGCATGGTCAGCGATGGGGAGGGGGAGAAACATCAGACGTTCAGTGCAGATATGGCGCGGAAACTGCGCGCGCTGCAACGCGCCGAATTGCTTTCAGGTCTTGCGCGCAAGCAGTTGCAACTGCTTGCATTTGGTGCACGCTGGTATCATGCCGCCGCCGGCGACTACGTCTTTCGTCAAGGCGACGACCCGTCGATTGGCGCATTTCTGATATTGGAAGGGACGGCGGAGTTGCTGGACCCCCGACAAGATGGCGACAACCAAATTGTCACTGTTTCGTCACCGGGCGATCTCGTGGGGGAACTTGGTTTAATCCGCGGCGTGCCACGGGCCCTCGATATGCGCGCCACAACCGATCTAACATGCCTGCGCATCAGCGCGGAAGATTTCTTTGCGGTGGTCAAGAACGACGCGCCTACCGCCTACAAGCTTTTGCAGGTCGTAGCTGGCTATGTCTAG